DNA sequence from the Cucumis melo cultivar AY chromosome 6, USDA_Cmelo_AY_1.0, whole genome shotgun sequence genome:
ttatcatttttaattataccaaagtcaataaaaaaaatttagattctCATGCACTTTTTTCGATGTTTGCTATTACAGAATAGAAGTTTGATGAGAGAGCAAGAtaaacgtgagagagaaaaaaCGATATGtgagagaaggagaagaaacGATTTATTTTGGTAATTTCACCGAAATTTGATGTCAATAAAGATTGAAAAAAAcgcattttaaaaaatagacaaATCTCAAAAGTTAGATAATCTATATAAAAATTCAatcgaaatttttttaacaaCTTAAAGGTGTGTTTTagattaaatttgaaaaaaaaccattttaaaaaaaaaattaaggggtcttgtaatttttcaaaatacattttttaaaaataagatcGAAAAATGATccattttaaaggaaaaaaagatccttccaaattttgaaaaaataagtttttaaacaaaattatgtatataaataccttaaaaaaatgtaaatttaaattttagctAATTTTAGAGAAAGtatttagaaaaaaggaaaattttcataaatataacaaaaaccactaaaatatttatgatgcGTGTGATAAAGGGCacgaagttagtcatttttaaatatttcatgtttgtCCTTTcgtttttcctttcctttttgcttcaatttctttctatcatttttttggtttaaatttggatttgggtaaccaaatctaaacaatagtTTTTTTTGTACACTCGTTTAGAttaaaatagccaaatctaaacgatcatataaaaaagataaatgatcacaaacaatcgtataccaaataatcttgcaaaaaaattaaagcaaatttaaacgatcgtatacaaaaaaatcttgaaaaaattcgtaaattcgtttagtcaaatgtaaatcactgtgtactaaattttgaaaaagaatcaaaattcTTTAGAATTaattatccaaatctaaacgataaaatctaataattaaataaaacgatgtgtaaccaaattaaacgataaaattgacTAAACgagtgtaccaaatatattaccgACATGGTtgaggcatttttggtattttctattaTGAGCTcgtggattttttttttgttatatttttttagaagaccagtaaaagaaaaggtattattgaagtatatttttagataattcaaattcaaaatttcaaaaaatatatatggttTACTTTTCAAGAATGAACACATTTTGGTTCAATTTTGCATATTTGTAAATGGACCACCACCACCATCAATACAAAGCATCTTTTCTTCAAAACATCCGCTTCCTAAGTGTAACGCTCAACTCGCCGCTCCTCTTATTCTCCACTCCCTCTCTTCCCTCTACCTTCCCAACTTACTCTTCGCTTTACTCTCAGGTACCTCTTCAATTTCTTCTTAATATTCCTTCAAAGTTTCTATCTTTACTTCAATGAATGAAACTTAGGATTTCTCTTTGAATCCCTCCAATaatttttatcttcttttttctcttctcttcctTGCTTTTGTTGATTACTTGTTATAGTGTTTGAGATGGTGAGGAGATGCAGAACAATCCTCTTCTGGGTCTGATATCTATTAGTTCATATATTTACttgcattttaaaattaatgtttGCTAGAACCAGAAGAGTTGGGAAACATTTTGGCAGATTCTGATTTGGGAACATATTAATTATGGATATATTCTCTGCTTTTTTTGAAAACCCCAGTATTTTTCCGTTTTAGTATTCTTGGGTTGATCTCGTAGCCCTTGTTATAGCTTTTTCTAATTGAGGGTCAGCTTAGATTAACTCTCAACGTGTTTAGAACTGTTTTTCTTTACTTGATTATGCTCTCTAATGGCTTAGCATATTATTTCAAATATGCTTACTACGTGAGTTTTAGGGACTACTGACCTGCCATCCTTTTTGTATGAGATTCATTAAGGTAGGCCCATGCAGAGAGCTGAATGGTTTTGGATCTTCTTTTGGTTATTTGTTATGTTATAAATAGTTTCTTGAGTAATTTCTTTTAATCATGCTCTATGTGTTTTTCTGTAAGGCAGACGCAGACTTCTTAAGTAATATTTTTGTATGTTGTTGTGTGAAcaataagatatatatatacatatatattatttattattgaatacttCTCTATGCTAGATGGTTATGTCATAGTTGATTGAATAAGGTGTTCTGTTTCACTAGGACTCGAGGCTAACCAGTATACTTTTGACGTTAAAATGGCTGCTTCATCATCCCTTATGTCACACTCTTTGCAAGCGCATGATTCGACTGAAACAGCAATAAAATGCTGTAAGGGGTATATGTATGGTAATTTACGTTCATCGAATTCTCGGATTGGATACTCCAGGTCCAAGTTCCTAACAAGTCCTAAGTTTTTGTATAACAAGAATTCAACAAAATGGGAACATATTGAGAAATGTCCAACGAGGAATGAAATCCGGTGCCGAGCTGTGGAAATTGAGAATTCCGTTTCTCCTTTTGTTAGCAaaaagtttgagcttgatgatGTGATTGAAGCTCAACAATTTGATAGAGAGATTCTCAACTATATTTTTGAAGTTGCACTTGATATGGAAAAGATTGAAAAAAGTTCGTCTAAAAGCCAAATGCTCAAGGGATATTTGATGGCTACCCTGTTCTACGAGCCCTCAACTAGGACGAGGCTTTCGTTTGAATCTGCCATGAAAAGGTTAGGTGGGGAGGTATTGACAACTGAAAATGCACGGGAGTTTTCTTCAGCAGCCAAAGGAGAAACCCTTGAAGGTGATTGAATTATTTCACCTCTTCTTCACCTTCCTACAGTAGTTTACTTGTAATTTATATGCGCTTGATTCAGATACCATCAGAACTGTTGAGGGATATTCAGATATAATTGTGATGCGGCATTTTGAAAGTGGCGCTGCGAAGAAAGCTGCTGCAACAGCTAGCATTCCTATTATTAATGCTGGTGATGGTCCTGGACAGCATCCAACTCAGGTTTGTCAGCACCTTTGTTCTTTTTATCTTGAATGGTTGTATGAAATTTGAAAACAGAAAGTTCATTTGAGAGTAAACAGTAAGGAAGTGGTATAAACATGATTATTGTTAACAAAGTACAACATGAGTGGCAGAAATTTGAAAACAGAATGTTCATTTGAGAGGATTTTGATGCCCAAATATTTCACTGAATTTTCAATCCTCCTCACAAGAAAATTCAGTTTTGATGAATTACTGGTTCCATACCTCTCTTATGTATTCATTAGGCAATATAAATAGTAAGCTACCATAGGATTTCTTGCAAAATGATTAAATAATTGACTAAAATTGAGATTCACCACATGCCGTATCTCTCAATTGTTGCATGCACATTACAAAGAATTTTTAATGAAATGAATCAATTTAGAGTATTTGTTATACATATATAGCCACTAAGTATGTGCAACTTTATCTGTGATTCTCCTAGCATCCGTATTTGGCTGTGTTGCCGAATTTCGTTCAATAGTCCAAACAAGTAATTTGAATGTTGGTCTTTCAATGGGTTTGATTCTAATGGCTAACATGAATATAATAAAAGAATGAGATATCTAACTTATTTTGTGCGTCATTAAAAACACATCAAGAAAAATAAGTATGGATATAAGTTCCAGAGCTTCTTTTCCTAAGCTTTGCGAGAAGTTGAAAATAATGCTGTTGGCAATCTTCTGCTATGGTGCATGTCTGCatctatttcttttttgaaaCCCTTGGACCTTGTTTTGGTTCTGGCAGGCTCTTCTAGATGTATATACTATCCAGAGAGAGATAGGAAAACTTGATGGAATTAAAGTTGGGCTCGTGGGAGATCTTGCTAATGGTAGAACTGTACGGTCACTTGCATATTTGCTCGCCAAGTATAAAGATGTGAAAATATACTTTGTCTCTCCAGATGTTGTAAAAATGAAGgtaagttttaattttaaagcaaaaatcTAACATAATTGCTTATTGAATGACATTCTTTGTTGTGCCATGATATTTGAGAACAATGTTTGGAAACCTGACTATGCTATTACTTGTTGCTATTTTAAAGTTAATGGGAGCAGTCAAAACGGTATAAAGTAACTGGTTACTTTAAAATTTTCCAACTACTAAACTTGTTTGTTTATCTAGGATGATATAAAAGACTATTTGACATCACAAGATGTGAAATGGGAAGAATGTGACAACTTGATGGAAGTTGCATCAGAGTGTGATGTGGTATATCAAACTCGCATTCAGCGGGAACGATTTGGAGAGAGGATTGATGTTTATGAACAAGCTAGAGGCAAGTACATAGTGGATAAAAATGTGTTAAAAGTGATGCAGAGACACGCTGTGGTCATGCACCCCCTCCCTAGGCTTGATGAGGTAACTGGGATGAACCATAAGCATTTCCAAATGTTTATCTTTAATCGCAAATGTGGTGACTATAAGTTATACATTAATTTGCAGATCACTGTTGATGTAGATGAGGATCCAAGGGCTGCCTACTTCCGACAAGCAAAGAATGGTCTCTATATACGTATGGCCCTTGTGAAACTCTTGCTACTTGGTTGGTGAAGAATGCCATCTTTCTAAATTTTGACATCTTAAGCATGCTTTAGTTTTATAGGATGATTCTGTTTAAACAAATTGCTATGCTAGAACGTGGGTTGTACCATGGGTTATAAGTTTGCTACCAGGTGAATGGTTTGATCCTGTTTCCTAGGGAGAAATGCAAAGTTCAATTTGCTTCGTTGAAATATCGAAGGGTTTGTTTGATAACATTTTCGTTTCTTGTTTCATGTTCTCGGTTCTCACTTTTTTAGAAACATACTTGTTCGATAATCCATTCTATTTCTTGGTTCCAAAACTTAAGTAAGGTTTTTAAAATTGAGGTTGAATTTTAGAAACCAcaaaaaagtagtttcttcctattctgattttgtttttactttatatttaaaattgagGCAAAACTTTAGAAACAATAATGTTAATCAAATATACTATTGCTTCTAGTTATTAAGAAAAGGGCATCTAAAATTGATGGTCGATGATGCTTCGTTACAACCTATTGTCAATTATGAGTTTCTTGAGAATACTCTTGTGTCTTGGTCCTCTATGAAACAAATTGCAGTTTTCAGATTAAGCACATAAGCAGCATATCAAATCCACTCACCCAAGATTTGAAATTACTTAGATTCATCAATTACGTGTTGATGTTCTTATTCTCTCCCACTTATATCGTGGTGCGATGGCATTAGTTCTGGCTGGCTACAAATCCAATTTTTCATACTTGtataaaataaatctaaattgtTGTTCATGATGAAAGTGCTTTTAGGAGATCTTGAGGTTTGACATACATCTTCTTTCCATAGTTTGAATAAATGATTTACTCGGTTTCGATGAAATCAGCTGGCTAAAGGGACACAAAACGTTTATTCTCTTACCCAATTTGTGTTAGTGTAATTCACTATTATTGTTTCAATGATTGTTAATTTGTTATACAAAATCCTAAAAGAGTTGGATAAGTAAAGAGCTTTATGCTCCCTTGAAGGAATAAACAATATAGAAAAACCTCCATCTCTCTTTCCTAtgtgcaattttttttagtactttatgttttttgtttatatttcttTACGAATATTAaaggttaaattataaaaagtaTCTTAAAATATGAAAGGATGTAGTTATTGATGAGTGAAAATTTGAATCACCATATCGTTTTAGGTAATTCTTACACAATTCTAATTCTAGATCTTTTTTCAAGAATTCTAAAGAATTTATATCaagaataattttgaaacatcTATGAAATGTTAATAAAATTATAGGATATCAAATTGTAAGTAATCATTTTAAAACCTCTCTAAGTTGTATGAGCTGATTCTACTTTCTACCATTTGCCCTTGGAAGTACTATGTATGAGTTAGCAAATATATATAGTCATTATCTATCTGCCCCTTATGAGACTTCAATGATAATGGATACGTATACTTGCCCCACATTAGGAAATAACTAAATGTGtgcttaaaagaaaaaaaaatgttggttttacaaaatcataaaatttcaatcttttttgaagtGCGGGTAAATTTATAGAGTGATATATACTTTGGTGTGAATCGTAAAGAAAAGGTCTTTCCATTACTAATGCAAAGTAGAAAGATATTtggaaaagtaaaaaaaaaaaaaaaataatattaagaGACACAAGAATTTAGGTGGAAAACTTCAAATTCAGAAAAAAACCGTCCCATtagaaaaaaattcaatatgtgaaaaaaaatgttacaaCTACATATAAATTAGTTTTCTTTCAGATCCCTACAAAGAGTACTCTCTTCAAGCTTTTGTACTACTTACACTCTTTAATTCCACTCTCGAGAAGAGAATATAAAATGTAATTTTACTAGAGTTTGTTGAGCACATCTAAgcttatatattatttttaactAAGATGATTATAATCGAAACTGTGAGCTCCTTTCATAAAGCATGGAGTCCATCATTTCCTTAAACCTTTTCGGTGTGAAAAAAACTACCCTTTCAATATTTTGCCAAAACCTTGTGAGTCCGAACAAGTCCCACATCAGTTAGATAAGGGAATGATCTTGGGTATATAAGTGAGGACGACTATCTCCATTGGTATGGGGCTTTTTGGGATGATACCAAAAGCAAAGCCATTCGCGTGTATATCCGAAGTAGACAATATCATATCATTGTGGAGATATTCATGGGGTTTGTCGTCCTAACACTAACACTTCCTACCGTCCCTTTCAATCGTATAGAAAAAACCaacttcatatatatatttttaagaaGGAAGATCGTTGACTATAACAAATTATGATTTAACTACTGGTGGAGTGCAAAGGTTCGTAATTCtagtaaaatatatatatatatatatattttcatcaATGAGTActacttttttttagtaaagAAACTCAACAACATCCCTATACATACAAAACCACATTCTCTTTCTTTCTATGTCTATAAATATGGCCAAGAAACTTTTCCTCTATTTTCCACTACAAGAACAACTCCTATACACTTTTGGGAGAATATTTAGTAGCTAGCTAGATCAAAGGTTGAGAGAAATGATGAACAAGTTCAAGAAATCAGAAATTCTAGTGCTTTTAGGCCTCACAATTCTTCTAGTAATAACTCCTCTTCTTTCCTCATCCCTAAGACCAACATATCTCTACTTCATCTTCAACCTCCTCATCATTGCCCTTGGAGTACAAGCTGGCCTTCTTAATGACCCTCCTCCTGATCATCAAGACAAGACCAACAAGCTTTCTCTAACTTCACCTGAAACCGTTGCTTCGTCCACGGAAACCTCGCCCCTCAAGAAGCATCGGGCTTTGGAGAAGGCTCACTCCGACAAGATTTCATCTGGCAATGTCAAAATGGAATCTCTTAAGAAGTGTCCCTCCGCTTCGAGTATTTTCTACATCGGAGAGGGCGATAGCGAGGCCGAGGAGACGACAGGGATCGAGGACATGGAAGAGGAGGTTGTCGGGGGCGGCGGAAATAATAATGGTCAAGAATTGTTTGCTCAAGCTGAGACGTTTATTGGGAACTTTTACAAGCAGTTGAAGATGCAGAAAGAAGAGTCTTGGAAAAACATTCATGGTTTCTATCAAAAACGCTTTTGAGgggtgttttaatttttttctttcctccaTGAAGTTATTTGGGATGAATGAAAATTATGGAAAATTAATATATGAAACAAAGACACAAAAGAGAAAGCTGTTGTTGGTTTGTACAGTTTAATCCCAGTTTTATTGTATTGTGTTTctaattttacttttctttcttaaattaaCTATAGAAACTCTATGTAACAAAAGccataatataatttaatttaagaaaaatattgagATGAATCTAATACTAGCTAGCAACGTAAGCacaaatctttctttttttttttttctttaataaatatatGCAGAGTGAAGATTTAGATCTCAACATATAGAAAAAGGAGTATGGGTCAATTATTTGCTATGCTCATGCTAGCCAAATTATATGATTTACTTTTTAGCTATAATGTCACTTACAAAGCTTTATATTACTTAGCTTAATTAAGGATGAAATTGTATGATAGAGTGGTAACTAAAGATAATCTCTCTATTTTTGCTTGATATTCATGAGTTTAATTTTGGCCTTGAAttgtttgtttgaaaatttttatagcATGAAAAGTTATTCAATTTGGACTTAATCTTATAGCTTTTAAAACTAGTGAAATAAGGTCACATTTATCAAACCgcaataaaaattgatagaaatcatataatataattttattgaTGGATCAATTTAAATGAGTTGTAATTAAATTGCTTAATGATTGCATCTAATTAAATTATGAAAGTTTACCGACAGTTTAAGTGGTAATAGTAACAGTAAAAACAAAGGTATCAAATTTAGGGTCACATTTACCTCTATGTTTGAGGATCATCAAATGGTAATGGTAAGAGTAACAATAAAATGTCaagttaataaaatttttaattgaaacaacaacaacaatggTAGCCATATAATGGTAATCATAACAATTATGGTAGCAATAGTTATGTATTAAATTGGATTGAACACATCTAATTTGTCAATTGATTTATCGTTTGTTGATTACAAATTTGAAAGTGGATCCCAAATGTTAATAGGATAGCATGACACAAGTAAACAACATCAAAAGTGatcaaaaaaaaatatatatatattttttatttattgatctGTTATGCTTACGTGGACTAACCTCGAAGCTCGCAAATATTAATAAACTTTAATTTAAAGGTGAGGTTGATAGGAAACAGCTAAGATAATTGCAACTTCCAAAATGTTGCCCTTAGGCCTTGGccataacaaaattttagtattaaatgaagGTAACTAAAAGAACCAAATATTCTTTTTGGGATTTTACATTATAATGTTGTGAGAGGCAGAAGGTGAAAAAGATGGTTCAATGAGAGAAAAAATGAGATATTTTGGTGGGAAAGAGAAGCACTTTAAGAAAAAGTTAACAACTTTTGAAAAGAAATTCTTCATACAAAAGAAAAggacatacacacacacacatacacataTCAACAATTTTGATAGGGACATATACAAAGGAATTGGAAAGATGACAAAAATTTTAAACACATACCCTCACATGGCCCAAAGGCTCCAATTTTGTGCTCTTCTAAAACACACTTTAAAAGCTTTTTTAACATCATTTCTCTAATTTTATTCTTTACAAAAGTTGAAAAGAATTGATCTTCTCATTTTGATTAACCATATttagtatttatttattaattaatgttttcTTTATTGTCATGGTAGAATCTGATCAGAGTGGCCATCCCTATCTTTTTTTAGGtacaaatttatattaatttaatggagtttagaagaagaagaagaagatttgaTTATGAATTAAATTACTTAAATTTCATGGTCATTATATGCTGTGGTATCCATaaactttataaaaatattttagtatATATGATTCTTTGTTAGAACATACTAAACAATGCGTTAATCATTCCTATCGTATTAAAGTGTTCCGATTCTCTTTCACTTAGtacttttcttctcttctttatgATTTTTTGTGCACCTAATCAAATACATCAGTGTTTTTATAGACCGGAAACAACTTGAGTATTTCCTTGTGATGCACCTACCTTGGTGCATCCCAAGTGTAGTCCAATAGAATGATGTTGTgtgactttttttaaaaaaatttgctAATTACTTTTGTTCGTGGTAGAGAAGTGAGGAGTACTACAGGACTTGATTATTGCACTTCATAAACTAGAGTCCTTCTTCTCTCACTCCTTTTACACTAGGTTCCTCTTGTTGTAATTTTTGCTAATAATTGTTTTTTGGGACACGTTTTTTAATGTGTCACTATAAATTAGCATTTAGTGCCATGTTTTTGCTGTGTCACTAAAGTTGAAATTTGCAGAGTTAATTATCTTGTTATCGTAGAGATATCATGTAGTATATTTTATATAGTCTAATTAGGTTACTATTATATTGTACATTTGTGTATATATACAAGGGAATGAAATAAGATATTCAAATTCTCTAAATTCAGAGCTAAATGAAAAGTTAAAAGCACTTGTGTAATGGTAAATCACATCATGATATTAAAAATTATTGTTTAATAATACTTggtcaagttttttttttttttttatttagtttttgtattatgtatttatatgtatatatgagCATTGTGGGTGTGGTAACATATTTGTTGCTAAGTAAGAATCTCTGCCTTTTCATAGAACAAAGGGATCTCAAAAAGTTGGAAAAAGGAGGTTGGAGAAAATGCTATGGTACACCTGTTGTAAAAGCCAGAATATGCAAGACACCAAATTGATATATAtagatgtatatatatgtatatctaTTATAATTTTACATACACCTTAAATACAATACATGTTGTTTTCCATGATATCGACAatagatttttttaatatatcttTTTTCAGGGTATTGAATCGCTAAAAAGAGAAATGACGAAACTTACGGCCTAAggttaatatataaataaaacacAAGTTTCATTCTAAAGTCAAGATACAAACAAAACACCATCGAAATAGAAAGGAGACAAAAACTTACTAAAcacaacaaaataaattaaaacaaatataaCTCAAAAAAATGTTACAACAAGAAGAGTTATATATTGCATCCCTCGATAGAATCCTAATCCTAGGTAGAACAAGAGTACAGAGAAAccttaaattatattaaatagtcTGGCAAACCAACTTAGGAGATGACACAAAGGTAACTCTATGGATTACATATTATTTTAGCTCTAAATTTGATAAATAACAACACACCAAGAGATACTTCAAACTTTATGGCTTAGTTGTGAGTACTATAAACTAAAGTTGACAAATCCAATTATTGAACTCTATATTCTAATGCGAGATCTTACAGAAGCATCTCCGAATCTCACAAAAGCACATGTCCCTTCAAATGGCCTTACTAAAAGGGCACTAAAAGAATAACGAATCACAATCACTAGAGATATCATACCATACTACATACTAATGGATTATGAGTGTTGTAGAAAAATTTAAAgagttaattatatatatttgaagttATTCAACAATAAAATTAATTAGTGTTAGTTATGGTGTATGAATTTCCCTATATAAGTATATATAATCCAATTCATGATGTATTAATTTAAGAACTCTATCATGTTTTTTCTCAAGCATGTCATGTTCATTTCAAAGGGATGGAAGAATATATGAAGTAAG
Encoded proteins:
- the LOC103491094 gene encoding aspartate carbamoyltransferase, chloroplastic — translated: MAASSSLMSHSLQAHDSTETAIKCCKGYMYGNLRSSNSRIGYSRSKFLTSPKFLYNKNSTKWEHIEKCPTRNEIRCRAVEIENSVSPFVSKKFELDDVIEAQQFDREILNYIFEVALDMEKIEKSSSKSQMLKGYLMATLFYEPSTRTRLSFESAMKRLGGEVLTTENAREFSSAAKGETLEDTIRTVEGYSDIIVMRHFESGAAKKAAATASIPIINAGDGPGQHPTQALLDVYTIQREIGKLDGIKVGLVGDLANGRTVRSLAYLLAKYKDVKIYFVSPDVVKMKDDIKDYLTSQDVKWEECDNLMEVASECDVVYQTRIQRERFGERIDVYEQARGKYIVDKNVLKVMQRHAVVMHPLPRLDEITVDVDEDPRAAYFRQAKNGLYIRMALVKLLLLGW